A portion of the Chitinophagales bacterium genome contains these proteins:
- a CDS encoding rRNA pseudouridine synthase: MRLNQYIAHSGICSRREADKLIKAGQVTVNDKPVENIARPLEEGDKVKVNGKLIRPEKKIYILLNKPKDFITTTDDEKERKTVLDLVKSALKNPAYKDLRIYPVGRLDRNTSGLLLLTNDGELTQQLTHPKYNVEKIYIATLDRKLSTKDEEQIIKGIELEDGIMKVDELAFPEPMNRFKVGITIHSGKNRIVRRIFEKLEYEVKQLDRIVYAGLTKKDLARGKWRMLKPHEVSMLQNKGKKTPYTAFKENQRESKNKKRR; encoded by the coding sequence ATGCGATTAAACCAATACATAGCCCATTCTGGTATCTGCAGCCGTAGAGAAGCAGATAAATTAATCAAAGCTGGGCAAGTAACTGTGAATGATAAACCAGTAGAGAACATAGCCCGACCTCTTGAGGAAGGCGATAAAGTCAAGGTTAATGGCAAGTTAATTCGACCAGAGAAAAAGATTTATATTTTACTAAATAAGCCAAAAGATTTTATCACTACAACTGATGATGAGAAAGAACGAAAAACAGTGTTAGATCTTGTAAAATCAGCGCTTAAAAATCCAGCCTATAAGGATTTGAGGATATATCCTGTAGGACGCTTAGATAGAAATACTTCGGGCTTATTACTTTTAACGAATGATGGAGAACTGACCCAACAATTAACCCATCCTAAGTATAATGTAGAAAAAATATATATTGCTACACTAGATCGAAAGCTTAGCACCAAAGATGAAGAGCAGATTATCAAAGGAATAGAACTTGAAGATGGGATTATGAAAGTAGATGAATTAGCTTTTCCAGAACCTATGAATCGCTTCAAGGTGGGTATAACAATTCATAGCGGTAAAAATAGAATCGTTCGTCGCATTTTTGAAAAGCTAGAGTATGAAGTAAAGCAATTAGATCGAATAGTTTATGCAGGTCTTACTAAAAAGGATTTAGCTAGAGGGAAGTGGCGCATGTTAAAACCACATGAGGTTTCTATGTTGCAAAACAAAGGAAAAAAAACACCATATACTGCCTTTAAGGAAAACCAGAGGGAATCAAAAAATAAAAAGAGAAGATAG
- a CDS encoding low molecular weight phosphotyrosine protein phosphatase, with product MVCLGNICRSPLAEGILKHKLDQRNIEAFVDSAGTGGYHIGSLPDQRSIDIAEKYGINISDQRARKIRSVDFEEFDLIFAMDTYNYQDLRAMAKEAELGKIKMILNESNQRKNMSVPDPYYGGQDGFENVFQMLDLACENIVNNYFKK from the coding sequence ATGGTCTGTTTAGGAAATATATGTAGATCTCCATTAGCAGAGGGAATTTTGAAGCATAAATTAGATCAGCGAAATATCGAAGCCTTCGTAGATAGTGCGGGTACAGGTGGATATCATATAGGTAGTCTTCCAGATCAACGTTCGATAGATATTGCAGAAAAATATGGTATAAATATTTCTGATCAGCGAGCCAGAAAAATCAGAAGTGTAGATTTTGAAGAATTTGATCTTATTTTTGCTATGGATACCTATAACTATCAAGATTTGCGAGCTATGGCTAAAGAGGCTGAACTAGGAAAAATTAAAATGATTCTCAATGAGTCTAACCAAAGGAAAAATATGAGTGTTCCTGATCCATATTATGGTGGTCAAGATGGTTTCGAAAATGTATTTCAAATGCTAGACTTAGCATGTGAAAATATCGTTAATAATTACTTCAAAAAATAA
- a CDS encoding D-sedoheptulose 7-phosphate isomerase has translation MNIIKKRFEESIATKQAVLNDESLLVKIEEIANCCITALRNGGKIIFCGNGGSAVDSMHLAAELSGRYYVDRPPLNAESLSADNAFLTAVANDYGYEFVFSRLLKAKGKKGDVLIGMSTSGNSKNIIEAFKVAKDLGVTSIGWTGSKPCLMDDCDMLLKVPSSDTPRIQETQMLIGHIICEIIEKHFIERPL, from the coding sequence ATGAATATTATAAAAAAACGATTTGAAGAAAGTATAGCCACAAAGCAAGCAGTATTAAATGATGAATCCTTACTTGTAAAAATTGAAGAGATTGCTAATTGCTGTATTACAGCATTGAGAAATGGTGGAAAGATAATTTTCTGTGGTAATGGCGGCAGCGCTGTCGATAGTATGCATTTGGCTGCCGAACTCTCAGGTAGATATTATGTAGATAGACCTCCACTAAATGCCGAATCTTTGAGTGCAGATAATGCTTTTCTGACCGCCGTAGCCAATGATTATGGTTATGAGTTTGTGTTTTCACGATTATTAAAGGCCAAAGGAAAAAAAGGAGATGTTTTGATAGGCATGTCTACCTCTGGCAATTCTAAGAATATCATAGAAGCTTTTAAAGTAGCTAAAGACTTGGGCGTGACATCTATAGGTTGGACTGGGTCAAAGCCATGCTTAATGGATGATTGCGATATGTTGCTAAAAGTACCGAGTTCAGATACCCCGCGTATCCAAGAAACTCAAATGCTGATTGGACATATTATTTGTGAAATCATAGAAAAGCATTTCATCGAAAGACCTTTATGA
- a CDS encoding HAD-IIIA family hydrolase, producing MITKAVILAGGKGTRLASVVQDKPKPMADISGLPFLHYMILDLKKKGINEVVLLVGHLREVIINHFKDSYYGVSIHYEIELEPRGTGGLIYELAKKWKESILLINGDTYFDVDIQALVKSSKEGEVVLAVKKISNSDRYGALTIVDDKIVDFQEKSWIDTGYINGGIYFLPQGCFDLIDLPFSFSLEKDFFEANKDLLHLKPFYSDGYFIDIGIPEDYTLAQTSIPRQFIPRIDKSWTLFLDRDGVLNEHRPEDYVKNESEFVWIDGSREAIRDLSKIFGRVLVVTNQQGIGKGLMSEYDLEKIHWKMQHEVEEIGGKIDRVYHCPHLAQVKPKCRKPETGMGEQAKADFPEIDFDKSIMIGDSGTDIEFGNRLGMITIKVGMDDKYNGEILKVRSLGDFMRLI from the coding sequence ATGATTACAAAAGCTGTCATTCTTGCAGGAGGCAAGGGCACCAGACTAGCATCCGTCGTGCAGGATAAGCCAAAGCCTATGGCGGATATCTCAGGCTTGCCTTTTCTTCATTATATGATTTTAGATTTGAAGAAAAAAGGCATTAATGAAGTAGTTTTGCTAGTAGGTCATTTAAGAGAAGTCATAATAAATCATTTCAAAGATTCTTATTACGGAGTAAGTATTCATTATGAGATAGAGTTAGAGCCTCGAGGTACGGGTGGTCTGATTTATGAATTAGCTAAGAAATGGAAAGAATCTATTCTTTTGATTAATGGAGACACTTATTTTGATGTTGATATACAAGCATTGGTAAAATCATCAAAAGAAGGAGAAGTCGTTCTGGCTGTTAAGAAAATTTCGAACTCGGATAGATATGGTGCATTAACCATAGTAGATGATAAAATTGTTGATTTTCAGGAAAAATCTTGGATTGACACTGGTTATATCAATGGAGGCATATATTTTTTACCTCAAGGTTGTTTCGATTTAATTGATTTACCTTTTTCATTTTCCTTAGAGAAAGATTTTTTTGAAGCTAATAAGGATCTTCTTCATCTAAAGCCATTTTATAGTGATGGATATTTCATAGACATAGGTATTCCAGAAGATTATACGCTAGCTCAGACTTCGATACCCCGTCAATTTATTCCAAGAATCGATAAATCCTGGACACTATTTCTTGACCGAGATGGTGTCCTCAATGAGCATAGACCAGAAGATTATGTGAAAAATGAGTCCGAGTTTGTATGGATAGATGGCAGTAGAGAAGCAATTCGGGATTTATCTAAAATATTTGGACGAGTGCTGGTGGTCACAAATCAACAAGGAATAGGCAAAGGATTGATGAGTGAATATGACTTGGAAAAAATTCACTGGAAAATGCAACATGAAGTTGAGGAAATAGGCGGAAAAATAGATCGTGTTTATCATTGTCCTCACTTAGCTCAGGTAAAACCAAAATGCCGTAAACCTGAAACGGGAATGGGAGAGCAGGCTAAAGCTGATTTTCCTGAAATAGATTTCGATAAATCTATAATGATAGGCGACTCAGGTACGGATATTGAATTTGGTAATCGACTAGGTATGATAACAATAAAAGTAGGAATGGATGACAAGTATAATGGAGAAATATTGAAAGTGAGGTCTTTAGGGGATTTTATGAGACTAATTTAA
- a CDS encoding peptide MFS transporter → MSEDLIIIVFGAIFSAIMIGIAFIINGKAQPKQLWMLFFTEMWERFSFYGMRALLILYMTNILKMSDETANFQYAAYNALVYTTPLLGGWLADKYLGYRKSILLGGILMAIGHLVLALPQDYTFFLGLGFLISGNGFFKPNISSLLGRFYGENDPRKDTGYSIFYMGVNIGAFLGSMICGYLGQKVNWHYGFGLAGIFMILGLAVFTYFKHTLDNKGDSPEPELISTVKNGLSIEKWYYVGAFLLVPICMFLVKVPSITTWILGPLGLVSFFYLLYLSQNFDTESKQKMWSAVILITSSFFFWGFYEQAGGSLNLMAERNVDFKVGETTLSSAMMNNSVNPFYIIFLTPLLGMFWTYADKNLKLMNIPVKFGLSFILVSLGYYVFFMGGMSGMNNNTGLMPLYYFLMAYFFITLGELFISPIGLSMITKLSPMNMVGFMMGIWFLASALGHKLAGWIGSKMAIPKVNDQGQAFTAVESLPIYMNGCKKIAIASFAIGISLLVISKLINKWMHGVK, encoded by the coding sequence ATGTCAGAAGATTTAATAATAATAGTTTTTGGAGCGATTTTCAGTGCTATCATGATAGGTATTGCTTTTATTATCAATGGTAAAGCACAACCCAAACAATTATGGATGCTATTCTTTACTGAAATGTGGGAGCGTTTTTCATTTTATGGAATGCGAGCCTTACTGATTCTCTATATGACCAATATATTGAAAATGTCCGATGAAACAGCGAATTTTCAATATGCAGCGTATAATGCACTTGTTTACACCACACCTTTATTGGGTGGCTGGCTGGCGGACAAATATTTGGGTTATAGAAAAAGTATACTATTAGGAGGTATTCTGATGGCCATTGGTCATTTGGTATTGGCACTACCTCAAGACTACACATTTTTTCTTGGATTAGGCTTTCTTATCTCGGGAAATGGATTTTTTAAACCAAATATATCCTCTTTGCTAGGGAGATTCTACGGTGAAAATGACCCTAGAAAAGATACAGGATATTCTATTTTTTACATGGGTGTAAATATTGGTGCCTTCTTAGGTAGCATGATATGCGGCTATTTGGGTCAAAAAGTTAATTGGCATTATGGATTTGGGTTAGCAGGTATTTTTATGATATTAGGATTGGCGGTATTCACCTATTTTAAGCATACTCTAGATAATAAAGGGGATTCTCCGGAACCAGAGTTAATCTCTACAGTTAAAAATGGATTGTCCATTGAAAAATGGTATTATGTGGGTGCTTTCTTATTAGTCCCTATCTGTATGTTTCTTGTGAAAGTTCCATCAATAACTACTTGGATTTTAGGTCCTCTCGGTTTAGTTTCATTCTTCTATTTACTATATTTAAGTCAAAATTTTGATACCGAATCTAAACAAAAAATGTGGTCTGCAGTCATTTTGATTACGTCTTCGTTTTTCTTCTGGGGATTTTACGAGCAAGCTGGCGGTTCTCTCAACCTCATGGCAGAAAGAAATGTCGATTTTAAAGTAGGCGAAACTACGCTCTCATCAGCGATGATGAATAATTCGGTAAATCCGTTTTATATTATCTTCTTGACACCTCTTTTAGGCATGTTTTGGACCTATGCGGATAAGAATTTAAAGTTGATGAATATTCCTGTAAAATTCGGTTTATCATTTATTTTAGTTTCACTCGGTTATTATGTTTTCTTTATGGGAGGAATGTCAGGGATGAATAACAATACGGGATTGATGCCACTTTATTATTTCCTGATGGCTTATTTCTTTATTACCCTTGGGGAGTTGTTTATTTCGCCAATTGGACTTTCAATGATTACCAAATTAAGTCCAATGAATATGGTAGGTTTTATGATGGGTATTTGGTTTCTAGCTTCGGCATTAGGTCATAAATTAGCAGGCTGGATAGGTTCTAAAATGGCCATTCCTAAAGTAAATGATCAAGGTCAAGCCTTTACAGCAGTTGAATCTTTACCAATTTATATGAATGGTTGTAAGAAAATTGCAATAGCCTCTTTTGCTATTGGAATTTCATTATTGGTAATTTCAAAATTAATAAACAAGTGGATGCACGGAGTGAAATAG
- a CDS encoding HD domain-containing protein, whose product MSNKIINDPVHGFIRVKFDLVLRCINHIYFQRLRNITQLGLTHFVYPGAVHTRFHHALGAFHLMQVAIEQLRVKGVEISDREEEAACLAILLHDIGHGPFSHALEKSFFKRISHEQISIALMKSMNEEFNGDLNLAIEIFTNQYPRKFFHQLISSQLDVDRLDYLKRDSFYSGVVEGNIAVDRILAMIDVVDNEIVVHEKGIMSVQHFLLSRNLMYWQVYLHKTVMSAEFMLIKFFERIYELIRNGERITSSNPRLNYFFQLAEEKRSQLSPEIIAEFVKLDDSDVWTVIKDMLSAKDEILNLLSHRILSRQFYKVCFSGKQFKERIAPYSKQDESLCSYYHFSDTVTMIAYSSAQPIQILTKNDGVQSYEDYIAKSGMIYSIENKTSKTFYYSL is encoded by the coding sequence GTGAGTAACAAGATTATCAACGACCCAGTACATGGTTTTATCAGAGTCAAATTTGATTTGGTATTGCGGTGTATTAACCATATTTATTTTCAAAGACTACGGAATATCACCCAGCTAGGTCTCACACATTTTGTGTATCCAGGGGCTGTTCATACAAGATTTCATCATGCCTTGGGTGCCTTCCATCTTATGCAAGTAGCAATAGAACAATTGCGGGTCAAAGGAGTTGAAATTTCCGACAGAGAAGAGGAGGCTGCTTGCTTAGCTATTTTATTGCATGATATAGGACATGGTCCGTTTTCACATGCACTAGAAAAAAGCTTTTTTAAAAGAATATCCCATGAACAGATTTCTATCGCACTTATGAAATCTATGAACGAGGAATTTAACGGAGATTTGAATCTAGCCATCGAAATTTTCACTAATCAATATCCACGTAAATTTTTCCATCAACTCATCTCTAGTCAATTGGATGTCGATCGGCTTGATTATCTCAAACGAGATAGCTTTTATAGCGGTGTGGTAGAAGGGAATATAGCGGTGGATAGAATCTTAGCTATGATAGATGTTGTAGATAATGAAATAGTGGTGCATGAAAAAGGAATTATGAGTGTGCAGCATTTTTTACTTTCTCGAAATCTAATGTATTGGCAGGTTTATCTTCATAAAACGGTCATGAGTGCCGAGTTTATGTTGATTAAGTTTTTTGAACGTATCTACGAACTCATTCGAAATGGTGAACGTATAACGAGTTCTAATCCGCGCTTAAATTATTTTTTCCAATTGGCAGAGGAGAAGCGAAGTCAATTATCTCCAGAAATTATAGCAGAATTCGTCAAGTTGGATGATAGTGATGTGTGGACCGTAATTAAGGATATGCTCAGTGCTAAGGATGAAATTCTAAATCTGTTATCTCATCGTATTTTATCTCGTCAGTTCTATAAGGTTTGTTTTTCAGGGAAGCAATTTAAAGAGCGAATAGCTCCATATTCTAAGCAGGATGAATCGTTATGTTCTTATTATCATTTCTCTGACACAGTCACTATGATTGCCTACTCTAGTGCACAACCTATTCAGATACTTACTAAGAATGATGGCGTCCAGTCTTATGAAGATTACATTGCTAAAAGCGGAATGATTTATTCAATAGAAAATAAAACCAGTAAGACGTTTTATTATAGCTTATAG
- a CDS encoding CoA-binding protein produces the protein MKPTLVIGASENPERYSFKAINMLLDHHHTVYGYGMKSGNLRGVEFMTDYAPVDVHTVTMYVGVKNQTPELKSYIESLQPKRVIFNPGTENQEWENELRNKGIEPEEACTLVLLQTGQY, from the coding sequence ATGAAACCCACATTAGTTATCGGAGCCTCCGAAAATCCAGAGCGCTATTCCTTTAAAGCTATCAACATGCTTCTCGATCATCATCATACCGTCTATGGTTATGGTATGAAATCTGGAAATTTGAGAGGTGTGGAGTTTATGACCGATTATGCTCCTGTTGATGTGCATACGGTAACGATGTACGTCGGAGTCAAAAATCAAACTCCAGAGTTGAAAAGCTATATAGAGAGTCTCCAACCAAAACGTGTCATCTTCAATCCTGGAACAGAAAATCAGGAATGGGAAAATGAGTTGAGAAATAAAGGCATAGAGCCTGAAGAGGCATGTACCTTAGTTTTACTTCAGACTGGGCAATACTAA
- a CDS encoding hydroxymethylglutaryl-CoA lyase yields the protein MQGIPILIPTEKKIRYIQSLLEVGFDVIDFGSFVSPKVIPQMADTAEVLKGLDLSKTKSKLLAIVANTKGAIEACRYSEIDFLGYPFSISETFQQRNTNSGIAESFERVKEIAYLTHESGKEMVVYISMGFGNPYGDEYNVGIINQWVERIAALGVKIFSLSDTIGIAQPELIAEVFKGTIGVYNDLEFGAHLHSAPHNWLPKVKAAYKGGCRRFDVAIGGLGGCPLAKDELVGNLATEYFVNFFRKQFKPEFDEEAFSRSLRMAREVFHLP from the coding sequence ATGCAGGGAATCCCAATTTTGATTCCTACGGAAAAGAAAATTCGATATATTCAGTCGTTATTAGAAGTAGGTTTTGACGTTATAGATTTTGGAAGCTTTGTGTCTCCAAAGGTAATACCTCAAATGGCAGACACTGCTGAGGTATTAAAAGGCCTAGATTTATCAAAAACCAAATCCAAACTTCTAGCCATCGTAGCGAATACGAAAGGCGCAATAGAAGCTTGTCGCTACTCTGAGATTGATTTTCTAGGTTATCCATTTAGTATTTCTGAGACCTTTCAGCAGCGCAATACCAATTCTGGAATAGCAGAGTCTTTTGAGCGCGTCAAGGAGATAGCATATTTGACGCATGAAAGTGGTAAAGAAATGGTCGTTTATATTTCTATGGGCTTTGGGAATCCTTATGGAGACGAATATAACGTAGGTATTATCAACCAATGGGTAGAAAGAATAGCTGCTCTCGGTGTGAAAATATTTTCACTCTCCGACACGATTGGTATAGCACAACCTGAGCTCATAGCAGAAGTTTTCAAAGGAACTATCGGAGTTTATAACGATTTAGAGTTTGGAGCTCATTTGCACTCCGCTCCGCATAACTGGCTCCCCAAAGTAAAGGCAGCCTATAAAGGCGGTTGTCGCCGATTTGATGTAGCCATAGGAGGACTCGGTGGCTGTCCTTTGGCTAAAGATGAGCTCGTAGGAAACCTTGCGACTGAATACTTTGTCAATTTTTTCCGTAAACAATTCAAACCAGAATTTGATGAAGAAGCGTTTTCAAGATCATTGAGAATGGCTAGAGAGGTATTTCATTTGCCGTAA
- a CDS encoding DUF4296 domain-containing protein: MRFILLLIIALSYSCANKSIINADKYKEALLKIHQCEAYHELKMSSNHPVFLENCKAQALLDLNISKKDFDKTTEYYKSRPKEFEALYDSILLKYP, translated from the coding sequence TTGCGGTTTATTCTGTTATTAATTATTGCGCTATCGTATAGTTGTGCTAACAAGAGTATTATCAATGCTGATAAATACAAAGAAGCTTTATTGAAAATCCATCAATGCGAGGCCTACCATGAATTGAAAATGTCTAGTAATCATCCTGTATTTCTAGAAAATTGTAAGGCGCAGGCTTTATTAGATTTAAATATAAGTAAAAAAGACTTTGATAAGACTACTGAATATTACAAATCGAGACCAAAGGAATTCGAGGCACTTTATGATAGTATACTACTAAAATATCCATAA
- a CDS encoding YggS family pyridoxal phosphate-dependent enzyme — MSINKEILSILDQQCQPYHAQWIAVTKMRSVEVLRELYLCGKKVFGENKAQELCDKYPLLPDDIDWHFIGHLQTNKVKQIIDKVSTIHSVDSLKLLNEIQKEAGKVGKAIGVFLQLHVAQEETKYGFSVEELIDLFTDIDVSNYPNIQIKGLMAMASMTNNTEQIRSEFTVVKQTIDRLNQKYDLNLKEISMGMSGDYKIALECGATWIRVGSLLYE, encoded by the coding sequence ATGTCTATCAATAAAGAAATCTTATCAATACTCGATCAGCAGTGTCAACCCTATCATGCTCAGTGGATTGCTGTGACAAAGATGCGTTCAGTGGAGGTTTTAAGAGAACTTTATCTGTGCGGGAAAAAAGTATTTGGAGAGAATAAAGCTCAGGAACTTTGTGATAAGTACCCGTTATTGCCCGATGATATCGATTGGCATTTTATAGGTCATTTACAGACGAATAAGGTCAAACAGATTATCGATAAAGTATCGACTATACATTCAGTAGATAGCTTGAAATTATTGAATGAAATACAAAAAGAAGCAGGCAAAGTAGGTAAAGCCATCGGTGTATTTTTGCAGCTTCATGTAGCGCAAGAAGAGACGAAATATGGTTTTTCTGTTGAGGAATTGATAGACCTTTTTACAGATATAGATGTATCAAATTATCCTAATATTCAAATAAAAGGGCTGATGGCTATGGCTTCTATGACAAATAATACAGAACAAATAAGAAGTGAATTTACCGTAGTTAAGCAAACGATTGATCGTTTGAATCAAAAGTATGACTTAAATCTCAAAGAAATTTCTATGGGTATGAGTGGAGATTATAAAATAGCATTGGAATGCGGCGCTACCTGGATAAGAGTTGGGAGTTTGCTGTATGAATAA
- a CDS encoding GNAT family N-acetyltransferase — protein sequence MILKLKHFEKLSISELYQLLQLRSEVFIVEQNCVYQDIDDKDRLGYHLLGFLDSQLVACARILPVGVSYSDYSSIGRVCTKQTHRQHGLGKKLMKQAILNCQELFPTENIKISAQSYLLKFYIELGFSAIGEEYLEDDIPHRAMVYSFLTD from the coding sequence ATGATCTTAAAGTTAAAACATTTCGAAAAATTATCTATTTCTGAGCTCTATCAGCTTCTCCAGCTGCGTTCAGAGGTTTTCATAGTGGAGCAGAACTGCGTCTATCAAGATATAGATGATAAGGATAGACTTGGATATCATCTTTTAGGGTTCTTAGATAGTCAATTGGTCGCTTGTGCTAGAATTTTACCTGTAGGCGTATCCTATTCAGATTATAGTTCAATAGGCCGCGTATGTACTAAACAAACTCATAGACAGCATGGATTAGGTAAAAAACTTATGAAACAAGCCATCTTGAATTGTCAAGAACTCTTCCCAACTGAGAATATTAAAATTTCCGCTCAGAGTTATCTATTAAAATTCTATATAGAGCTTGGTTTTAGTGCTATAGGTGAGGAATATTTAGAAGATGATATCCCGCATCGGGCTATGGTATATAGTTTTTTAACAGATTAG
- a CDS encoding isocitrate dehydrogenase (NADP(+)) gives MSFTKIKVANPVVELDGDEMTRVIWKFIKEKLILPYLDVDIKYYDLGMEYRDETNDQVTIDAANAIKQYGVGIKCATITPDEARVEEFKLKQMWKSPNGTIRNILDGTVFREPIVMNNVPRLVTNWTSPIIVGRHAYGDQYRATDSVIKGKGKLTMTFTPEGGGEPQSFEVFNFKGDGVALCMYNTDESIKGFAHSCFNIALTKKWPLYLSTKNTILKKYDGRFKDIFEEIYQADYKSKFEAAGIVYEHRLIDDMVASAMKWNGSFVWACKNYDGDVQSDSVAQGFGSLGLMTSVLITPDGKTMEAEAAHGTVTRHYREHQKGNRTSTNPIASIYAWTRGLAFRAKLDNNAELDKFATSLEQVCIETVESGKMTKDLAIIVKGSNKVDHGTDYLYTEEFLDAIDAGLKAKLAGKASA, from the coding sequence ATGAGTTTCACAAAGATTAAAGTAGCCAACCCTGTAGTAGAATTAGATGGCGATGAAATGACAAGAGTCATTTGGAAGTTTATAAAGGAGAAATTAATTTTACCTTATCTAGACGTAGACATCAAATACTATGACCTTGGCATGGAATATCGCGATGAAACCAATGATCAGGTAACGATTGATGCTGCCAATGCTATCAAGCAATATGGTGTCGGAATCAAATGTGCGACAATTACTCCAGATGAGGCACGTGTTGAAGAATTCAAATTAAAGCAAATGTGGAAGTCTCCGAATGGAACTATCCGAAATATACTAGATGGTACGGTTTTTAGGGAGCCTATTGTTATGAATAATGTTCCTCGATTAGTGACCAACTGGACTTCACCTATTATTGTTGGTCGTCATGCATATGGGGATCAATACAGAGCTACAGATTCTGTAATCAAAGGTAAAGGTAAATTGACCATGACTTTTACACCTGAAGGTGGGGGAGAGCCTCAATCTTTTGAAGTATTTAATTTTAAAGGAGACGGAGTAGCACTTTGTATGTATAATACGGACGAAAGTATCAAAGGATTTGCTCATTCATGCTTCAATATTGCATTGACTAAGAAATGGCCTCTTTATCTTTCTACCAAGAACACGATATTGAAAAAATATGATGGTAGATTTAAAGACATTTTTGAAGAAATCTATCAGGCAGATTATAAGTCAAAGTTTGAAGCAGCTGGCATAGTCTATGAGCATAGATTGATAGATGATATGGTAGCTAGTGCTATGAAATGGAATGGTAGCTTTGTATGGGCTTGTAAAAACTATGATGGCGACGTACAGTCAGATAGTGTAGCGCAAGGTTTCGGTTCTTTGGGCTTGATGACCTCTGTATTAATAACACCCGATGGTAAAACTATGGAAGCAGAGGCTGCCCATGGCACCGTGACTCGTCATTATAGAGAGCATCAGAAAGGTAATAGAACATCCACCAATCCCATCGCTTCTATTTATGCATGGACGAGAGGTTTAGCATTTAGAGCTAAATTAGATAACAATGCAGAATTAGATAAATTTGCTACATCCTTAGAACAAGTTTGTATAGAGACAGTAGAATCAGGTAAAATGACTAAAGACCTAGCTATTATAGTAAAAGGTTCTAATAAAGTAGATCATGGAACTGACTATTTATATACAGAAGAGTTTTTAGATGCTATCGATGCAGGTTTGAAGGCTAAGTTAGCAGGTAAGGCTTCTGCTTAG
- a CDS encoding RDD family protein, whose protein sequence is MNWDKIDSKKAELVQRSIASKWFRFIGAIIDRVLGYGITFSIGFLGEIVSPGSMDILVQYPLLDNITTITILLLYYLIFEFYFQKTIGKFIFKMKVVNEYDASKPNFKTILKRTVSRIIGIEALFYLFGNHLWHDRWSDTAVISEKKFEEQNELDEIGDIGSMNIT, encoded by the coding sequence ATGAATTGGGATAAAATAGATAGTAAAAAAGCCGAACTCGTTCAGCGAAGTATTGCTAGTAAATGGTTTAGATTTATAGGTGCAATAATAGACAGAGTTTTGGGTTATGGTATTACCTTTTCCATTGGATTTTTGGGAGAAATAGTTAGCCCAGGCTCCATGGATATTTTAGTTCAATATCCCTTGTTAGATAATATCACTACTATCACCATTTTATTGCTTTATTACCTCATTTTTGAATTCTATTTTCAGAAGACCATAGGAAAATTTATATTTAAAATGAAAGTAGTCAATGAATATGATGCTTCAAAACCTAATTTTAAGACCATATTGAAGCGAACCGTTTCGAGAATAATAGGTATCGAAGCCCTATTTTACCTTTTCGGTAATCACCTGTGGCATGACAGGTGGAGTGATACAGCAGTCATCAGCGAAAAGAAGTTTGAAGAGCAGAATGAGTTAGATGAGATAGGAGATATTGGGTCTATGAATATTACCTGA